A part of Odontesthes bonariensis isolate fOdoBon6 chromosome 23, fOdoBon6.hap1, whole genome shotgun sequence genomic DNA contains:
- the LOC142374064 gene encoding uncharacterized protein LOC142374064 isoform X1 yields MDNWKIQLVFVTFCALVQTYHGLSFRAEEERGLSKDWQNESVDSGLTDPVDGLMKRSKALRFYGLMGKRAGTRKPFKVNRRNKGEAFVGLMGRSISSGESLSRAMSPATTTEIHVSEKPYKQGTIVSVQKPEVELSPCAPLQWYCHFLF; encoded by the exons ATGGATAACTGGAAGATCCAGCTGGTTTTTGTGACcttttgtgcactggtgcagaCTTATCATGGACTATCTTTTAGGGCCGAGGAGGAAAGAGGGCTATCCAAAGACTGGCAG AATGAGTCAGTGGACTCAGGTCTGACCGACCCAGTAGACGGTCTGATGAAAAGATCTAAGGCCCTTCGCTTCTATGGACTCATGGGGAAACGCGCAG GTACGAGGAAACCGTTCAAAGTAAACAGAC GAAATAAAGGAGAGGCATTCGTGGGCTTGATGGGAAGAAGCATTTCCAGTGGAG AATCATTAAGCAGAGCGATGTCACCTGCAACAACCACTGAGATCCATGTTTCCGAGAAACCATACAAGCAAGGTACGATTGTATCAGTACAAAAACCTGAGGTCGAGTTATCTCCATGTGCACCCTTACAGTGGtattgtcattttcttttctaG
- the LOC142374064 gene encoding uncharacterized protein LOC142374064 isoform X2 yields the protein MDNWKIQLVFVTFCALVQTYHGLSFRAEEERGLSKDWQNESVDSGLTDPVDGLMKRSKALRFYGLMGKRAGTRKPFKVNRRNKGEAFVGLMGRSISSGESLSRAMSPATTTEIHVSEKPYKQGSPKEWVQMLY from the exons ATGGATAACTGGAAGATCCAGCTGGTTTTTGTGACcttttgtgcactggtgcagaCTTATCATGGACTATCTTTTAGGGCCGAGGAGGAAAGAGGGCTATCCAAAGACTGGCAG AATGAGTCAGTGGACTCAGGTCTGACCGACCCAGTAGACGGTCTGATGAAAAGATCTAAGGCCCTTCGCTTCTATGGACTCATGGGGAAACGCGCAG GTACGAGGAAACCGTTCAAAGTAAACAGAC GAAATAAAGGAGAGGCATTCGTGGGCTTGATGGGAAGAAGCATTTCCAGTGGAG AATCATTAAGCAGAGCGATGTCACCTGCAACAACCACTGAGATCCATGTTTCCGAGAAACCATACAAGCAAG GTTCACCAAAGGAATGGGTACAAATGCTGTACTAA
- the kat7b gene encoding histone acetyltransferase KAT7, protein MPRRRQRPMAGSGSDGTEDSDSSAEREQTNSSESDGNMSKRQRLTRASTRLSQSSQDTPDLKRAADHDESPPLTPTGNAPSSESELDISSPNASHDESQAKDQASRDSDKDLSHRPKRRRCHETYNFNMKCPTPGCNSLGHLTGKHERHFAVSGCPLYHNLSADECKVKAISREKQEEEVKAQEESNARHATRHQTLTPKQSRYKEQVVEMRKGRNSGLQKEQKEKHMEHRQAHGNTREPLLENITSEYDLELFRKAQARASEDLEKLRIQGQITEGSNMIKTIVFGRYELDTWYHSPYPEEYARLGRLYVCEFCLKYMKSQTILRRHMAKCVWKHPPGDEVYRKSSISVFEVDGKKNKIYCQNLCLLAKLFLDHKTLYYDVEPFLFYVMTEADNTGCHLVGYFSKEKNSFLNYNVSCILTMPQYMRQGFGKMLIDFSYLLSKVEEKVGSPERPLSDLGLISYRSYWKEVLLRYMCNFQGKEISIKEISQETAVNPVDIVSTLQSLQMLKYWKGKHLVLKRQDLINEWKAKEIKRGNSNKTIDPSSLKWTPPKGT, encoded by the exons AGACCTATGGCAGGAAGTGGCTCAGATGGAACCGAAGACTCGGACTCCTCTGCTGAAAGAGAGCAGACCAACAGTTCAGAGAGTGATGGGAACATGTCAAAGAGACAGCGCCTGACCAGAGCTTCTACTCGCCTTAGCCAGAGCTCTCAGG ACACACCAGACTTAAAGCGAGCAGCGGATCACGACGAGTCTCCGCCACTGACACCCACAGGGAATGCACCTTCCTCTGAATCTGAGCTGGACATCTCCAGCCCCAATGCCTCTCATGATGAGAGCCAGGCTAAAGATCAGGCCAGCAGAGACTCAGACAAAGACCTGTCCCATAGACCCAAACGCCGTCGCTGTCACGAAACCTACAATTTCAACATGAAATGCCCAACTCCTGGCTGTAATTCTCTTG GCCATCTCACGGGAAAACACGAACGTCACTTTGCAGTATCAGGGTGCCCTCTTTACCACAACCTGTCTGCGGATGAGTGCAAG GTGAAAGCCATCAGCCGTGAGAAGCAAGAGGAGGAAGTGAAGGCACAGGAAGAAAGCAACGCACGGCATGCCACTCGTCACCAG ACACTGACACCTAAACAGAGCAGATACAAGGAGCAGGTGGTGGAGATGAGGAAGGGAAGAAACTCTGGCCTGCAGAAGGAGCAGAAAGAAAAGCACATG GAGCATCGACAGGCACATGGCAACACCAGGGAGCCTCTGCTTGAGAACATCACGAGTGAATATGACCTGGAGTTGTTCAGGAAAGCTCAAGCCCGTGCATCTGAAGACTTG GAGAAGCTGCGTATCCAGGGTCAGATCACTGAGGGCAGCAATATGATCAAGACCATTGTGTTTGGCCGCTATGAGCTGGACACCTGGTACCACTCACCGTATCCTGAGGAGTACGCACGACTCGGTCGCCTGTATGTGTGCGAGTTCTGCCTCAAGTACATGAAGAGCCAGACCATCCTCAGGCGACACATG GCCAAGTGCGTGTGGAAGCATCCCCCAGGAGATGAGGTGTACAGAAAGAGCTCTATATCCGTGTTTGAAGTCGATGGCAAAAAGAACAAG ATCTATTGCCAGAATTTGTGTTTACTTGCCAAGCTTTTCCTGGACCACAAAACACTTTACTACGACGTGGAGCCTTTCCTCTTCTACGTCATGACTGAGGCCGACAACACTGGCTGTCATTTAGTGGGATATTTTTCCAAG GAGAAGAATTCCTTCCTGAACTACAATGTATCCTGTATCCTGACAATGCCGCAGTACATGAGACAGGGCTTTGGCAAGATGCTCATTGACTTTA gTTATCTGCTGTCCAAAGTAGAAGAGAAGGTGGGTTCGCCTGAGAGACCTCTGTCTGATCTGGGCCTCATCAGCTACCGGAGCTACTGGAAGGAAGTGTTACTCAGATACATGTGCAACTTTCAAGGCAAAGAGATCTCCATCAAAG AGATCAGTCAGGAAACTGCAGTCAATCCGGTGGACATTGTGAGCACCCTGCAGTCTCTGCAGATGCTGAAATATTGGAAGGGAAAGCACTTAGTACTGAAGCGACAG GACCTGATTAATGAGTGGAAAGCGAAGGAGATCAAACGGGGTAATAGCAACAAAACCATAGACCCGAGCTCGCTAAAATGGACCCCTCCCAAAGGGACATAA